A segment of the Trifolium pratense cultivar HEN17-A07 linkage group LG7, ARS_RC_1.1, whole genome shotgun sequence genome:
gcttCTTAATCTTTTTCAAGAACTGTTTTTTAGAAAGTTAATCGGATTGCATTGATAAGTTGTACaaatattcaattatttttcattatcaTCTTTTTTACCGAAAATTCTCACTTATATTATCACATCTTAATTAGAGTTGTCAATGGGCTGGTTCAATAGGCCAGCAATATATATGGGTTGAATTGGgctgtccaatttttttttttttttttatggttgctCTTCATTCCCTTAAATTGTTCAGAATTGTTCTTATGTTCCTTTATCTATCGAGGGATATCTTTTTGTAGTATAAATTTTACCCGGATATATTTTAGGTAGTTCAAATTTTATCGGAATATATTTTTCGGTAGTATAAATCTTATTGGGAACTGGGAGATATCTTTTGTTAGAGTATTTTTGTGTGAGAAATTCGGGGGCGAAGAGCcaccatttttgtttttgtttacatGAACTATTTATTGAAATtggtgtttttattttcttggtaAATCGTTCGTGTCTCCCACTTTTTCATAAATATCCGTTTCAGTTTTAGAATTTGAAGTGTGTATCTTACTGTTCGAATTCTAAAATCTAAATTGGGAGATTGATATGTAGTCATAGTCTTGGTATTTGGTCGATAGCTATTTCTAATTGATCTTTATATATTAAGACCTCAAAATTGTGGGTGAATTTCAACgatgctatttttttttgtacatcaaTGATGTTTTTGTTAACAAACCCAATAAAGAAATAGAAACATTAtgagtattattttgatatgaAGCGATAAGCAGGGCCAGGGCACGATAATACCCAAATCGTGGCAGGGCCAGGGCACGATAATACCCAAATCCGCCCTTGATTTTAGTCCTTCAAATTGTAATAGTTGACCAATTTAATCTTTCGcgtcaaccaaaaaaaaatcaatttaaccTTTTAAACATACCAAATGTAAAGAGAGTTGCTTGTGTAAATTTATATAGTAGAATCTCAACCACTCATTTCTTTTCGTAGGAATTGAATTGTTGAAATTTTCggtgaaatatatatttaacaaaaatttCTCAAAGAAGAGTCTAATTCCTCATCTAACTACaaatgaatttttctcttcccacccacCCCCGTGTTTATTCAAAGACAAAAATGGAAAATGGAGGGGTGGAAAAGAAACACGAGgggtgagaagagaaaaattcactacaaatcaattgaaaaaaaaaatgtagccAAATTATATTCAATCTGCCCACAATGTCAAATCCATTTCACAATCAAGATTGTCCCAATCCAATGCACTCTTCATAGAGGGTGGTGTAATAAGCAAACCCTCAGCCATATTATCTAAAAAACAAGGCATATTAAACAAAACCTCCTCATCAAAAAACATTGTTTTAGACTCATCAATATCATTATTCATAATCTCAATATTATCACCCTTAAAAACACTTTCTTGGCTCTTACATTCCACCAAACAAGACTTAGTCTCATCTCTAGTGTTTGTAAAAGTCTTTGCAGCTTCTCTTATATCTTTAGCTGAAGTTGATTTCAAAACTGGAAGAAGAGAAATAGAATTAGGAAAATTGAATATTGCTGAAGTGCCCTTAAATGCTAGGACAGCTATATCATGTGCGATAGCTGCCATTTCAGGTGTAGCGTAAGTTCCAAGCCATATTCTTGATTTTTTCTTGTTTGGTTCACGAATTTCAGACACCCatttttttccatttctttGACGAATTCCTCTATAAATTGGGTGCCTTGTTTGCTTGAATTTCTTTCTTCCTGTTTTTTTCTTGTGATTGTGAGTGTATGGATTTGCTTTTGTGTTTGCATGAGAATTAGTAGTAGATTCATTCTCCAAGTTCATTGTTAGATACGTTAACAAATATATAGCTAATGAAGAATAATGTGTTTGGCTAAGAAATTGTTGAATATACTTGAATGtgttattaatttgtttatagcTAGTGATATTTATAGTATAAACTATAAAGTATGTTATAGGAAAAAATGGAATGGAAtatagatttgattttgatgtCTTAAAAAGTTTGAGAAGGAATTGTCGGAGTGGAAATCACACGTGCCACACATGATGTAATGGAATTGGTAGGccagcttttttttttatgtttaggCACGTTTTATTGAGACAAAATGCTTACgacattttctattttatgttcTTAGTTTGATTGATGAAATGCAAATATGCACTTAAAATATCTAGTCAACTTAACTCAATTGGcagaacattgcattatatatgaaGATGGACGTAGGCATGATAATAAAACTCATATATGTGGGTACCCGTCCAAACCCTACCCGCTTTGACAGAGAAAACTCGAGTTGGCTGAGTTTGAGTTTTCTTCGATTTCAAAAGACAGGGTTGAGGCGGGTAATAGGGACATTGATACCTACCATGAACTCGCcccatttatattttttgaaccAAAATCCAATTAGAGATGACAATTTGACTTATACTCAGTGGGTACCCACGAAAAATACCCATAACTGGTAGAGTAAAAACCCATATTttggtacgggtatgggtaattacccacaAAAATGAGCGGGTAcaggtaccttagtacccacatcgccccatacccacatctatatatttatttatttttatttatatctattactaatatattaaaatttattaccATCAAAgttactaaattatccttattCAATtcaaccacgttgcaagttttatatccttcattgtaatattacttaaattttttttaaaaaattatatagaaagaatataagataaatagaaaatagaaatttttaCTGAAATTATTGCTGGACTATTTattacaaataaagaaatatGTGAAATAAAATACTAGTTAAtagtattatagtattataatgtgttttttttttattatatgtggatataaatattttttttaagcaatgtggatatacttttaaaacaaCAACTTTCTTTGTGTCCACCTAGTTCTTTTCTCTCGTTCTCTGCGGCGGCCTTAATTCTTCTTCTCTTCAAGTCTCCTCCTCCTTCTTTCTTGAGTggtgaggggtgattttaggtcttttttggcctaaaatcacctCCTCCGCATTTTATTTTCCTCCCGTTTAATCTTAATAAGTGATTTTTACATAAccaaattttttagtttttttcttttgttgtgattTTAGTCGTCTAAGTGCGGCAGTATGTTGGTCGTCGTCCGATTGGTGCGGCGTTTTGGATTATCCGTCGTCTTACGGTGTTTgtttagttcatattgaaagatcaatttcaatcaattgcagattcaatcaatgatttggatGTCAACGTTACAGATCCGAAAGCATGGACATTCTGGTGACTTTAAATTTATCATATTacttgtaggcattttgccgttgtatccTATTAACttgatgttgtgagtttgttcgcagattcatattttattgtttttagcGAAGTTGAATTTATATTTACATCTACATCTGATGTAttctatcaattattggaatgaatgaacatcttatttttagtataaaaaaaaaaattcttttgtgTCCAAAATATATGAATCATCATCTTTGAGAAGATTAGTAACAACAATGCCAATTAATCAACAATTGAGGTCGGTTATGCTTATGCACACACCCAAAAATAGTCAAGTCAATGTAGTATTGTATAACGTCCTAAATATCTAAAAAGGGAAATAAATATTCCGGCTAAGAATTAAACCGTACACCGGTGCacgtgtgttttttcttttttagaaaTTAAGGAGATATTTGTATGGGCTTTTGAACGTGTTCAGTTTGACtagtattattttcattttggaTCTTtctaagaagaaaataaaaattcgaAAAATGTTAACTAGTGCTGCAGTATTAGTTAAGGtacaaatataatcaaattgttttgaaatttttgtagtTAACCTTtaaacaatattaaaaaaatattacttttaatattatttttatttttatttttatttttagtttcataacaatataaatctttttttatttatattttcacaaCTAATGCTCTAGATATACTAGTTAACATACTCtaaaaacttttatttaaacTAGCAAGGGACAATTGAATTTGCACGagaattcaaaattaatttttgtcacCTTAAACCTAATCCACTTGAAGTCATGCAACCAATACGGCTTGGCTTGGCTCGGCTCTTGACCCCATAAGGCGGAGGCGAGGGAGTATATTGTTGGTTTTGGCTACAACATGTGCATTAATATTTCTCGAGAGCGATTCTTATCCCTTACCTCCAAATTTTACACCACCGAACGAAGGAAATTAAAACACGCATTCGAatggataaatttttttttgttcagcTGGACAATTTTGGTATGAATTTTATGAATCACTGGGGATTCTACAAAAAAAGAACCTCTCTTATTCCTAATGAACCTCCTGGGGTGGCTTCTTGGGTTCACTCTACTTGGACTCCAACTTTGGCCCAGGCCCATTagtctcttattttattttttttgaaagttagtctcttaatatttttttattttttctgaccgtagtcttttattatttttaaaaagtgtgaTATTTTACCCACTATAAAATCAGAATACTCCCTCCAaccttatattatatataaataaaaatatttttttcaggTTTATTGgataattaatttatctaaTCTGTATTACCAGAGGAAGTATGCAACAACTAAGTTGTAACAAGTAAgtatgtaacaaaaataaaaatatagagtGTATGCTGATATAAGAGTTTATGAATGATACAGAGGACTGTCTagtaaactattttttatattggtGCCTAGACATTCTCATTACGTCGTATCAAATTATCATTGGAGcacaaatatatttacaaaaaaaaataaagattgaTTCCTATTTTGAATTGTACCAATATGTATAGAATGTTAATGTAAGTTGATCAAGCAATGCTAACAATgtcaaaaaaatgtcattttcatttgtGTATGTTTATCACAGAATAAATTAAGATATCTTTTTGTGTGAAAATTAACATGAGAAAATAATGCGAAGATCTTGACCCTTAAAATATAAAGAGAGGTCTCGAAggataaaaaagaagaaaaaaaaattggttaaaggcgaaaattaaaacataattaagATAACATGAAAGGATCATTTCCCAACAAATGTAAAGAGAGATCTTgaagataaaaaagaaaaaaaaatggttaaaggTGGAAATTTAAAACATAAGCTAACATGAAAGGATAATTTCCCGATAAGAGGATACTTCTAACCATAAGCAACTATGATTTTAAATCTTTTGCATCAACCGTGTACTAAATCAAGTCAATTAAACAATAGTATAATATAAAGAGCTATTCAAAGTATATAGTTTTCGCAAAGAGTCAAATATCCTAATTACGGcgaatttaagaaaaaaaattttgcAATTCAGGTGTTTAGTACACACTTTTATTAGACAATTTTTCCCTAAgtcagaaaaattaaaatacattgaAATCACAAACTCTACAACATTAAATGATAAGGATTCTAGTCAACAGCACACTGAACCCACAAGGTTACTTTCACTAGCATATCTTAGTGAAGTGTATCTATATTTTTGCTTAGATCTTCCAGCTTCTTCATCCTTATTCTCTCACTTTCAGTCACAAGCTAATTCAAAGTTCACATAATgcaaatagaaagaaaaaaaaaagttagatagGAAGAAAAATAGTATGAAATTATGAGTGTACTTAATTAAACATGCAATTCAATAAATAATTACTAACCTCCactaattttgtaacaagttgagccttttctttgtttttctcaTTGAAAGCCTCAAGAGCTTCATTGTATTCTCTCTCCTGTGatgccaaaaatatatatagtttcaCAAAAAAGCTTcacaaaactttttttaatttaagtgttttctttttgtcttgTTTTTAACTTAAGGGCATaatgatggaaaaaaaaaaaaaagaagaataaactATCAATTATAAACTCTGataatttagtttttgttaTTAAGATGTTAGAGACTAACatgataaattttaatatactttataaactaaattaaaaactCTGTTtggtaataatttttaaaaagagcttataatttatttttctagcttatagcttattattcaaatgttatttcaagtagcttatgagcttatagtttattattttttcttccaactttacccctatcatcttacttgaaaaaaattaaatattaattaaacatatcttttttatgaTATTTCATACGTATAAACTagttcaaccgttaattttaccaaacactacaaattcaatcagttaGCTTATTCgttataagctaaaaactagcttataagctatccgctataagctagcttatcagctatccgctataagctagcttatcagctatccgctatttttgaccaaacagagcctaagtaAATTGAAGAGAGAGTGAtactttaaaactaaaattgattGAAACCAAAACATTAAGCTCAGGTGGTTAATAAACTCCTCTAAGATGAACTGTTCGACAGAATATGAGTTCGATCTCTAATGAAAACGATTcttgattaaattttatttatctcgcGATCAAACTCTAAATTATCGTAGCTCGCTTGGTAATagagggttaaaaaaaaaaacttagcttattaaaaaaaggaTGCATGAGGAATTTTGAATAGCTCAATAGCAATTTTCTACATGCAAATTATCAAACACAATTATTATGAATAATCCCCTTTCACAACTAGATAATCTTATATTGTAGCCCACTTTTGATGACAGAATATATGGGAACAAAAAATTAAAGCAGATAATTAAGGTGGTCAATTGACTAAATTATAAGCATAACTTGAGTGGTTGTATCAAAAGCAAAACATATTGGGATCACTTTGTCTCCTTGATCAAATCCTATGTTTCTACTTGTAAAGAAactatagaaattaaaaaattaattaaaacagTTAAAAAATCTCACCTTTTTCTGGCATGTTTGACCCAATGGCTTCAACTCTTTGTTAACCATGTCTATCTTCTTTCTAACCATTGCAACATCCTTCCTCATTGGATCTGTGAATCCCTCAATCTCCTAATCAATTTCTCAAACAAAGATGATTTTTAATAgatgaaaaaaaatcttaaatataacaaatgttaataattttgcataaaaaccacatatttcattttttttctcttttcaaatTGTTTCTAACCAGCTTGTTTATGTTAAATGAGTTTGAATCTTATCCCAAAAGTTAGCTCAAATGTGAGGGTAGCAAGCTGCCCAAACAAATTTATACACTAAAGTGACTTAACAGCTCGCAAATAATGTAAGACTCCAAACAAACCGGAGACAATTTCAACATCCGCCCTCACGCCAAACGCTAACTCAGATGCCCAAACACATTTATACACTCAACAACCCAAATATGAGAACTTGAGGGAAATGAGACTCCAAACAAACTTCGAACAACTTCAATAGTTTCATACAAATACAACACTACCATGGACATGTGAATAGAATCTTCCTTAACTACGGATCAAATGTAGCTAATCCTTAAATTTTGttcaagtttttaaaaaaacggCTTGCAATTATGGCCGCGATGTCAAGGCAACCACATTGGTGGTCACATTGGTGGTCGCTATTGCAGCAACACGGCCGGTCTTTAACCGGAATTTTCTACAATATCAAAAATTACAGTGCGACCGTGACTTTGACTGTGATTTGAAACTTTGCTCAAAGTTTTAAATATGTATAAACTAAAGAAATTAACTTTGCTCAAATTCAGTATTTGTTGTTGAACTTACTTGTCTTATCTCAGCCAATCGCTGTGTTTCCTTTTCGACTCGACCGAGATGAGCATGAACCTTATCTCTAACCTCCAATTTTCTCCTCTCAATTTCTTCTTCCTTTGATTTGAACATTGCTAGAACTGATCTTGACATTTCCTCTTCCCTTTCATCTCTTCTTGGACTTTGCATGTTGCTAATCATTCCTGAGTTCTTCActtgttgatgttgttgatcATAGGATCTTTTTGGTGTTGCCATTGTTGCTCCACAAATTTCAAGTCACAAGACACTTTTTTCTTTATCTAACTGTTCTTACttgttttctcttttctttgaaATGATAACTCTGTCTTTCCTCTGCCTTAGGTGCTTATAAAACAAAACTAGCTTTTAAGCCAAGTATCTTATTTTAATagtatgaataatttttttttctttatcataGTAGTGAATTATAGAATAGAAAACATCACATAAATAGTTGTTACAAAAATGAAGATTATATACTTGGAAATTAGCATTGATAATGATATTTC
Coding sequences within it:
- the LOC123896527 gene encoding dehydration-responsive element-binding protein 1B-like, coding for MNLENESTTNSHANTKANPYTHNHKKKTGRKKFKQTRHPIYRGIRQRNGKKWVSEIREPNKKKSRIWLGTYATPEMAAIAHDIAVLAFKGTSAIFNFPNSISLLPVLKSTSAKDIREAAKTFTNTRDETKSCLVECKSQESVFKGDNIEIMNNDIDESKTMFFDEEVLFNMPCFLDNMAEGLLITPPSMKSALDWDNLDCEMDLTLWAD
- the LOC123895493 gene encoding uncharacterized protein LOC123895493; the encoded protein is MATPKRSYDQQHQQVKNSGMISNMQSPRRDEREEEMSRSVLAMFKSKEEEIERRKLEVRDKVHAHLGRVEKETQRLAEIRQEIEGFTDPMRKDVAMVRKKIDMVNKELKPLGQTCQKKEREYNEALEAFNEKNKEKAQLVTKLVELVTESERIRMKKLEDLSKNIDTLH